One segment of Danio aesculapii chromosome 3, fDanAes4.1, whole genome shotgun sequence DNA contains the following:
- the LOC130220784 gene encoding gastrula zinc finger protein XlCGF7.1-like isoform X2, whose amino-acid sequence MSDPEPCRITDEDTEEQTDFTEESEESEDDELLKAGKTPHLQTEDTLMQRDKNRSTCRQCGKSLANKRSLSQHMMIHTGEKPFTCTQCGTSFRHSTSLKEHMKIHTGENPFTCTHCGKSFRLKSSLKEHIMIHTGERKHRCDQCGKTFFRASTLNRHLRTHTKEKPYSCSECGKRFTTQSNLRQHQKIHAGVKEYMCFECEKTFIKPEHLKLHQRIHTGEKPYKCSYCDKRFAHLEYLKLHERIHTGEKPYKCSHCDKRFRSLAHRNRHQKIHTREKPYSCDQCLESFTHSVQLKKHMNIHTGEKQHT is encoded by the coding sequence ACTTTACTGAAGAGAGtgaggagagtgaagatgatgAACTCCTAAAAGCTGGGAAAACACCTCATTTACAGACTGAAGATACTTTAATGCAAAGAGACAAGAATCGTTCGACCTGCcgtcagtgtggaaagagtctggCAAACAAAAGGAGTCTTagtcaacacatgatgatccacactggagagaaaccattcacgtgcactcagtgtgggacgAGTTTTAGACATTCAACATCCCTTAaagaacacatgaagatccacactggagagaacccatttacatgcactcattgtgggaagagtttcagactcAAATCATCCCTTAAAGAACACAttatgatccacactggagagagaaaACACAGATGTGATCAATGTGGGAAAACATTTTTTAGGGCGTCAACGCTGAATCGTCATCTCAGAACTCATACAAAAGAGAAGCCTTATTcatgctctgagtgtggaaagagattTACAACGCAGTCAAATTTAAGACAACATCAGAAGATCCACGCTGGTGtcaaagagtatatgtgctttgagtgtgagaagacttttattaaacCTGAACATTTGAAACTGCAccagaggatccacactggagagaaaccgtacaagtgttcataCTGTGATAAGAGATTCGCTCATTTAGAATATCTGAAAttacatgagaggattcacactggagagaaaccttacaaatGTTCACACTGTGATAAGAGATTCAGGTCTTTAGCACATCGGAATCGGCACCAGAAGATCCACACTAGAGAGAAACCGTACTCATGTGATCAGTGTCTGGAGAGTTTTACACACTCAgtgcagcttaagaaacacatgaaTATCCACACAGGAGAAAAGCAGCACACATGA
- the LOC130217015 gene encoding gastrula zinc finger protein XlCGF49.1-like, translating to MNVFTYAGLQSFKKEKIILGYSDFKDLDEDTVTQGPVLYLIEESEDSEDDELLNAGKTPHLQTEDTLMQRDKNRLTCSQCGKRLANKRSLNQHMRIHTAEKPFTCTQCGKSFRHSSSFKEHMMIHTGEKTHRCDQCGKTFLRASELKLHLRVHTKEKPYSCSECGKSFTQLAHLRLHQKIHTGVREYVCFECEKTFITATELKLHQRIHIGEKPYKCSHCDKRFSLLGSLNTHQRIHTGEKPYKCDQCLESFKYYSQLKKHMKIHTGEEHRRS from the exons ATGAATGTTTTTACTTATGCCGGACTTCAATCTTTCAAGAAAGAGAAGATCATCTTGGGATACTCTGACTTTAAAGATTTAGATGAAGACACTGTCACTCAAGGGCCCGTATTAT acCTTATTGAAGAGAGTGAGGACAGTGAAGATGATGAACTCCTAAACGCTGGGAAAACACCTCATTTACAGACTGAAGATACTTTAATGCAAAGAGACAAGAATCGATTGACCTGCAGTCAGTGTGGAAAGAGGCTGGCAAACAAAAGGAgtcttaatcaacacatgaggatccacactgcagagaaaccattcacatgtactcagtgtgggaagagtttcagacactCGTCATCCTTTAaagaacacatgatgatccacactggagagaaaacccaCAGATGTGATCAATGTGGTAAAACATTTTTGAGGGCGTCAGAGCTGAAACTCCATCTcagagttcatacaaaggagaagccttattcatgctctgagtgtggaaagagttttacacaGCTGGCACATTTAAGActacatcagaagatccacactggagtgaGAGAGTatgtgtgctttgagtgtgagaagaccttTATCACAGCTACAGAACTGAAActgcaccagaggattcacattggagagaaaccatacaagtgttcacactgtgataaGAGATTCAGTCTGTTAGGGAGCCTGAATacacaccagaggattcacactggagagaaaccgtacaaatGTGATCAGTGTCTGGAGAGTTTCAAATATTATTctcagcttaagaaacacatgaaaatccacactggagaagaGCATAGAAGATCATAG